The following are encoded together in the Pseudomonas sp. IB20 genome:
- a CDS encoding PepSY-associated TM helix domain-containing protein has translation MKEGFRQAMAWLHTWAGLIFGWLLFAIFLTGTLAYFKDEITHWMQPEVQAHPLDDARSLAAAQTYLQHQAPNAARWFITLPGSRDPGLSVMWQDKVDPGKRGNFIQKVLDPVTSQPVQARETMGGEFFYRFHFQLQMPYPWGRWLSTIAAMVMFVALITGIITHKKIFKDFFTFRPRKGQRSWLDGHNAVGVLVLPFHLMITYSSLVIFMSMVMPAPIVASYGDDSRGFFNEVFPNTNNAPALGQPGKLLPLLPMYQLAREQWAGGHVGRLVVNNPGDVNASVNVVRSGSDRVVHDFGSSVSFNGTTGELLRVSGEQSLPAAISGSFYGLHMGHFAGPVLRWLYFICGLAGTAMIGTGLVIWLGKRQLKHAKTGVMPFELRLVEVLNIASMSGLMIAIAAFFWANRLLPMSFAERSDWEVQAFFIAWGLSLLHAVLRRGRQGWVEQLSVGALLFVAIPLLNALTTSQHLGVSLFSGDWAMAGFDLTCLASGLFLAWAAWKMQRRMAPQPKAERAQALTLKQEAN, from the coding sequence ATGAAAGAGGGCTTTCGCCAGGCGATGGCCTGGTTGCACACCTGGGCCGGATTGATTTTTGGCTGGCTGCTGTTTGCGATTTTCCTGACCGGCACCTTGGCCTATTTCAAAGACGAAATTACCCATTGGATGCAGCCTGAAGTGCAGGCCCACCCACTGGACGATGCGCGCAGCCTGGCCGCCGCGCAAACCTATCTGCAGCACCAGGCGCCCAACGCCGCGCGCTGGTTTATCACCCTGCCTGGCAGCCGCGACCCCGGCCTGTCGGTGATGTGGCAAGACAAAGTCGACCCCGGCAAGCGCGGCAACTTCATCCAGAAAGTCCTCGACCCAGTCACCAGCCAGCCCGTGCAGGCCCGTGAAACTATGGGCGGCGAGTTCTTCTACCGCTTTCACTTCCAACTGCAAATGCCCTACCCGTGGGGCCGCTGGCTGTCGACCATCGCCGCGATGGTGATGTTTGTCGCGTTGATCACCGGCATCATCACCCACAAGAAAATCTTCAAGGACTTCTTCACCTTTCGCCCGCGCAAAGGCCAGCGTTCCTGGCTCGACGGGCACAATGCGGTGGGCGTGCTGGTACTGCCGTTTCATTTGATGATCACCTACAGCAGCCTGGTGATCTTCATGAGCATGGTGATGCCCGCGCCGATCGTGGCTTCCTACGGCGACGACAGCCGTGGGTTTTTCAATGAAGTGTTCCCCAACACCAACAATGCGCCGGCGCTCGGCCAGCCGGGTAAATTGCTGCCGTTATTGCCGATGTACCAGCTAGCGCGCGAGCAATGGGCAGGCGGGCATGTTGGCCGTTTAGTGGTCAACAACCCGGGCGATGTGAACGCCTCGGTCAATGTGGTTCGGTCCGGTTCCGACCGCGTGGTGCATGATTTTGGCAGCAGTGTGTCGTTCAACGGCACCACCGGCGAGTTGTTGCGGGTCAGTGGCGAGCAGTCGCTGCCGGCGGCGATTAGTGGCAGTTTCTACGGCCTGCACATGGGCCATTTCGCCGGCCCGGTGCTGCGCTGGTTGTACTTTATCTGCGGCTTGGCGGGTACAGCCATGATCGGCACCGGCCTGGTGATCTGGCTCGGCAAGCGCCAGCTCAAGCACGCCAAAACCGGTGTGATGCCGTTTGAGCTGCGGCTGGTGGAAGTGCTGAATATCGCCAGCATGTCTGGGCTGATGATCGCTATTGCGGCGTTTTTCTGGGCCAACCGTTTGTTGCCGATGAGCTTCGCCGAGCGCTCCGACTGGGAAGTGCAGGCCTTCTTTATCGCCTGGGGCTTGAGCCTGTTGCACGCCGTGCTGCGTCGAGGCCGCCAAGGCTGGGTTGAGCAACTGAGCGTCGGCGCGTTGCTGTTTGTGGCGATTCCCCTACTCAACGCGCTGACCACCTCGCAGCATTTGGGTGTGTCACTGTTCAGCGGTGACTGGGCCATGGCCGGCTTCGACCTGACGTGCCTGGCCAGCGGCCTGTTCCTGGCCTGGGCGGCCTGGAAGATGCAGCGCCGCATGGCGCCGCAGCCCAAGGCCGAACGCGCGCAGGCATTGACGCTCAAGCAGGAGGCGAACTGA
- a CDS encoding sigma-70 family RNA polymerase sigma factor, with protein MQPSNTVEVLYNDHHHWLTGWLRRKLGCPQSAADLAQDTFIRVLTAREIPTLIEPRAFLTTVAKRVLFNFYRRQDLERAYLDALAQMPEHVAPSEEERAIILQTLLELDQLLDGLPVQAKRAFLLAQLDGLTYAQVGAELGISIATVKRHLNKAAMRCYFAL; from the coding sequence TTGCAGCCGTCCAATACCGTCGAAGTTCTGTACAACGACCATCATCACTGGCTCACCGGCTGGTTGCGACGCAAGCTCGGCTGCCCGCAAAGCGCCGCCGACCTGGCCCAGGACACTTTTATCCGCGTGCTCACCGCGCGGGAAATACCGACGCTGATCGAACCCCGCGCCTTTCTCACCACCGTGGCCAAGCGCGTGCTGTTCAACTTCTACCGACGCCAGGACCTGGAGCGCGCCTACCTCGACGCCTTGGCGCAAATGCCCGAACACGTGGCGCCGTCGGAAGAAGAACGCGCAATCATCCTGCAGACGCTGCTGGAGCTGGACCAACTGCTCGACGGCCTGCCCGTGCAGGCCAAACGCGCCTTCCTGCTGGCCCAGCTCGACGGCCTGACCTACGCGCAAGTCGGCGCCGAACTGGGCATCTCCATCGCCACCGTCAAACGCCACCTGAACAAAGCCGCCATGCGCTGCTACTTCGCCCTATGA
- a CDS encoding LysR family transcriptional regulator, translating into MATPRFDGVELFLQIVESGNLTEAAERLNLTRSAVGKGLARLEARLGTCLLQRSTRRQRLTEDGQAYYEHCLRALAELEAAESVLESGRQQPRGRLRASLPLAFGHHYAAPALWGLMDRYPELEIEISFSDRLIDLAQEGFDVAVRIGPLPDTDRLSARRLGEQSVCLAASPAYLQRVGRIECIDDLAAHRGIAYRCNTSHRSGVPSPLVLDDLQAVADAAIAGVGLAWLPSWLIAHYVLRGQLEAVLPSYRDQPAPIHVIWPTAAHMPAKTRCAIDALVAGTPSCLAGS; encoded by the coding sequence ATGGCCACACCGCGTTTTGATGGCGTTGAACTCTTTCTGCAAATCGTCGAAAGCGGCAACCTGACCGAGGCCGCCGAACGGCTGAACCTCACGCGTTCGGCCGTGGGTAAAGGGTTGGCGCGACTGGAGGCTCGCCTGGGCACGTGCTTGTTGCAGCGCTCCACGCGCCGCCAACGGCTGACCGAGGACGGGCAGGCCTACTACGAACATTGCCTGCGTGCGCTGGCCGAACTTGAAGCCGCCGAATCGGTGCTGGAGAGTGGCCGGCAACAGCCGCGTGGAAGGTTGAGGGCGAGCCTGCCGTTGGCGTTCGGTCATCACTATGCGGCGCCTGCTTTGTGGGGCTTGATGGACCGTTACCCGGAGCTGGAGATCGAGATTTCGTTCTCTGACCGGCTGATAGACCTGGCTCAGGAAGGTTTCGACGTTGCCGTGCGCATCGGCCCGCTACCGGACACCGACCGCCTGAGCGCACGCCGCCTGGGCGAGCAGTCCGTGTGCCTGGCCGCTTCACCGGCGTACTTGCAGCGTGTCGGGCGGATTGAGTGCATCGATGACCTCGCCGCACACCGAGGCATTGCCTACCGTTGCAATACCTCGCATCGCTCGGGTGTGCCGTCGCCCTTGGTGCTGGACGACCTCCAGGCAGTGGCCGACGCCGCCATTGCGGGCGTGGGCCTGGCCTGGTTGCCGAGCTGGCTGATTGCGCACTATGTACTGCGCGGCCAACTGGAAGCGGTCCTGCCGAGCTACCGCGACCAGCCTGCGCCGATCCATGTGATTTGGCCCACGGCCGCACACATGCCGGCCAAGACTCGCTGCGCCATCGATGCCTTGGTCGCCGGCACGCCGAGTTGTTTGGCAGGTAGTTAG
- a CDS encoding DUF3325 domain-containing protein, producing the protein MLLALLMCYAGFAALCLSTDRHHGELLHSKPSPSRRLSLRACGWLLLMLAIWPAVAGSGWAQGLVQWCAVLMLSALLLVLLLPYRPRLALTLAGVGLLASPVAAFALF; encoded by the coding sequence ATGCTGCTCGCCCTGTTGATGTGCTACGCCGGGTTTGCCGCGTTGTGCCTGTCTACCGATCGCCATCACGGTGAATTGCTGCACAGCAAACCATCGCCCAGTCGGCGCTTGAGCCTGCGCGCATGCGGTTGGCTGCTGCTGATGCTGGCGATCTGGCCGGCCGTCGCTGGCTCGGGTTGGGCCCAGGGTTTGGTGCAGTGGTGCGCCGTCTTGATGCTCAGTGCACTGCTGCTGGTGTTGCTGCTGCCGTATCGGCCAAGGCTGGCCTTGACCCTGGCGGGCGTCGGCCTGCTGGCCAGCCCGGTTGCGGCGTTCGCCTTATTCTGA
- a CDS encoding MFS transporter, translating into MPPAAAVSAVSAPRTAKDGLALTAVCLVALMFGLEISSVPIILPTLEQQLGTGFQDAQWIMNAYTLACTSVLMAAGTLADRFGRRRMLVLCLWLFGLASLACGLANDAPTLIAARFVQGVGAGAMMICQFAILSHQFREPAARARAFAIWGVIAGVGLGFGPMVGALILAVADWRWVFLVHVPLTLLTLVLLRISVQESRDPAGHRLDIAGMLTLTLSVFALVYFITQGSENGFGTPAMLGWAGLSLAGLLLFITVERRSAHPMFDFSVFRIQRFNGALMGSIGMNFSFWPFMIYLPLYFQAGLGYDTLTTGGALLAYTLPTLLVPPLAERLALRYGAERIIPLGLGMMGAGFIVMAAINTAEQPTIVWVLLSCVITGVGLALTNSPTTNTTTGSVSADRAGMASGIDLSARLITLALNIALMGLVLLLGISHHLSSLLPQTSALDWPAISQNIAAGKLDALVLPPADARAALRQGAGWAMLFAGLGAGGLAMLSGYFFRRGR; encoded by the coding sequence ATGCCGCCCGCCGCCGCCGTATCGGCCGTCAGCGCACCGCGCACCGCCAAAGATGGCCTGGCCCTCACCGCCGTCTGCCTCGTAGCCCTGATGTTCGGCCTGGAAATTTCCAGCGTGCCGATCATCCTGCCAACCCTGGAACAGCAACTGGGCACGGGCTTCCAAGACGCGCAATGGATCATGAATGCCTACACCCTGGCCTGCACCAGCGTACTGATGGCAGCCGGCACACTGGCCGATCGCTTTGGGCGGCGGCGCATGCTGGTGTTGTGCCTGTGGCTGTTTGGCTTGGCCTCGCTGGCGTGTGGCTTGGCGAACGATGCGCCCACGCTGATCGCGGCGCGGTTTGTCCAGGGCGTGGGGGCCGGGGCAATGATGATCTGCCAGTTCGCGATTCTGTCGCACCAGTTCCGTGAGCCGGCAGCGCGGGCTCGGGCCTTTGCGATATGGGGCGTGATCGCAGGTGTGGGCCTGGGCTTTGGGCCGATGGTGGGGGCGTTGATCCTGGCGGTCGCGGACTGGCGCTGGGTGTTCCTGGTGCATGTGCCGCTGACCTTGCTGACACTCGTGCTGCTACGCATCAGCGTGCAAGAGTCCCGTGACCCGGCCGGCCATCGCCTCGACATCGCCGGCATGCTGACCCTGACGCTGTCGGTGTTCGCGCTGGTTTACTTCATCACCCAGGGCAGCGAGAACGGCTTTGGCACGCCGGCCATGCTTGGCTGGGCAGGCTTGTCGTTGGCCGGGCTGCTGTTGTTCATCACTGTCGAGCGACGCAGCGCGCACCCGATGTTCGATTTCTCGGTGTTCCGCATCCAGCGCTTCAACGGCGCGCTGATGGGCTCGATCGGCATGAATTTCAGCTTCTGGCCGTTCATGATCTACCTGCCGCTCTACTTCCAGGCGGGCCTGGGCTACGACACGCTGACCACCGGCGGCGCCCTACTCGCCTACACCTTGCCGACCTTATTGGTGCCGCCGCTGGCCGAGCGCCTGGCCCTGCGCTACGGCGCCGAGCGCATCATTCCTTTGGGCCTGGGCATGATGGGCGCGGGGTTTATCGTCATGGCGGCGATCAATACGGCCGAGCAGCCAACCATCGTATGGGTACTGCTCAGTTGCGTGATAACCGGCGTCGGGTTGGCGCTGACCAACTCACCGACCACCAACACCACCACCGGCTCCGTCTCGGCCGACCGCGCGGGCATGGCCTCAGGCATTGACCTCAGCGCGCGGCTGATCACCTTGGCGCTCAACATCGCGCTGATGGGCCTGGTGTTGTTGCTGGGCATCAGCCATCACCTTTCCAGCCTGCTGCCCCAAACTTCGGCGCTGGACTGGCCCGCGATCAGCCAGAACATTGCGGCAGGCAAGCTGGACGCGTTGGTGCTGCCCCCCGCAGATGCCCGGGCGGCGCTGCGCCAGGGTGCCGGTTGGGCCATGCTCTTTGCAGGCCTTGGCGCGGGCGGGTTGGCGATGTTGAGTGGGTATTTCTTCCGACGCGGGCGGTAA
- a CDS encoding FecR domain-containing protein: protein MNFSTQVAEQAVHWLMEMQQGALNPRQQAAWQQWLQAHSEHQRAWDHIQRVNQRLRGMPSPLAHAALNAPKSSSRRQALKLLLILVAGSAAAWSLRQQHILPPLSADYRSPVGQRRKVQLADGSQLQLNTGSAVDVHFDGRQRLVRLLEGEILLTARPGDTPLHVMTGQGLLSSQAARLNVRQFNDHTQLAVFDGHVDVMPNRYSGLALTVEASRQVNVTRKGWDTPRPTDANSGAWADGMLVAAHMRLEEFLAELGRYRRGQVNCDPQVANLLLSGSYPLDDSERILDLLEVSLPVKVRRFTRYWVTVQARA, encoded by the coding sequence ATGAACTTCTCCACGCAAGTCGCAGAGCAAGCCGTGCACTGGCTGATGGAAATGCAGCAAGGCGCGCTCAACCCGCGCCAGCAAGCTGCGTGGCAGCAATGGCTCCAGGCCCACAGCGAACATCAACGCGCCTGGGACCATATCCAGCGCGTCAACCAACGCCTGCGCGGCATGCCCTCGCCGCTGGCGCACGCGGCGTTGAACGCACCGAAATCCAGCAGCCGGCGCCAGGCCCTCAAGCTGCTGCTGATCCTCGTCGCCGGTTCGGCTGCGGCCTGGAGCCTGCGCCAACAGCATATTCTGCCGCCGCTGAGCGCCGACTACCGCAGCCCCGTCGGCCAGCGTCGCAAGGTGCAATTGGCCGATGGCAGCCAATTGCAGCTCAACACCGGCAGCGCGGTGGATGTGCATTTTGATGGCCGCCAACGGTTGGTCCGCCTGCTTGAAGGCGAAATCCTGCTGACCGCCCGCCCCGGCGATACGCCGCTGCACGTGATGACCGGGCAAGGCCTGCTGAGCAGCCAGGCTGCACGGCTGAACGTGCGCCAGTTCAACGACCATACCCAACTGGCGGTCTTCGATGGCCATGTCGACGTGATGCCCAACCGCTACAGCGGCCTAGCTCTGACGGTCGAGGCCTCGCGCCAAGTCAACGTCACCCGCAAAGGCTGGGACACCCCGCGCCCTACCGATGCCAACAGCGGCGCCTGGGCAGACGGCATGCTGGTGGCTGCGCACATGCGCCTGGAAGAATTCCTCGCCGAGCTGGGCCGTTATCGCCGCGGCCAGGTTAATTGCGACCCGCAAGTGGCTAACTTGCTGCTGTCCGGCAGTTACCCATTGGATGACAGCGAACGCATCCTCGACCTGTTAGAAGTCAGCCTGCCAGTGAAAGTGCGGCGATTTACCCGCTACTGGGTGACCGTCCAGGCACGCGCGTAA
- a CDS encoding RNA polymerase sigma factor — protein sequence MMISTPPESQDSPHTDAAGGRAHFLQVFLSQRSQMEALVSRRVGCRATAADLVQDLFLRFWRRPLVQVEELSTYLLRCAGNIAIDHLRSEGARARSSEGWLPEQQDNQGSEPQAALEAGNDLRHVEAALRSLPERTRQIFLLNRIHGRKYAQIAKAMGLSQSAVEKHMMRALEACKASLREPSCPRTPGKAP from the coding sequence ATGATGATCAGCACTCCGCCGGAATCCCAAGACAGCCCGCACACCGATGCGGCCGGTGGACGTGCGCATTTCCTGCAGGTGTTTTTGTCCCAGCGCTCGCAAATGGAAGCGCTGGTCAGCCGACGCGTGGGCTGCCGCGCCACCGCGGCCGACCTGGTGCAAGACCTGTTCCTGCGCTTCTGGCGCCGGCCACTGGTGCAGGTCGAAGAGCTCAGCACTTACCTGTTGCGCTGCGCCGGCAACATCGCCATCGACCACCTGCGCAGCGAAGGTGCACGCGCACGCAGCAGCGAAGGCTGGTTGCCGGAACAGCAGGACAATCAGGGCTCCGAACCCCAGGCCGCCCTCGAAGCGGGCAATGACCTGCGCCATGTCGAGGCCGCCTTGCGCAGCTTGCCGGAACGCACTCGGCAGATTTTCCTGCTCAACCGCATTCACGGGCGCAAATACGCGCAAATCGCCAAGGCCATGGGGCTGTCCCAAAGTGCCGTGGAAAAACATATGATGCGTGCCCTCGAAGCCTGCAAAGCCAGCCTTCGCGAACCCTCTTGCCCACGTACGCCAGGGAAAGCACCGTGA
- the fecA gene encoding TonB-dependent Fe(3+) dicitrate receptor FecA, whose protein sequence is MPQQPTLLARTLRQLLLGASLSLTALAPVMAADAKPYHIAPASLEAALNQFGREAGVLISFGSEVTAGMQSRGLSGNYSADEGLQKLLEGTGLQARAEGENAYSLQPASAPATLQLQTSNVVGDWLGDAAQTNVFEHPGARDVIRREEFERQGATQARDVLNRIPGVNAPENNGTGSHDMALNFGIRGLNPRLASRSTVLMDGIPVPFAPYGQPQLSFAPISMGNMDAVDVVRGGGAVRYGPQNVGGIVNFVTRAIPDAPTVKGGLQTETSPSSSHDGFKTTGNLLAGGTADNGLGGAILYSGTRGGDWRENSNTRIDDLILKGKYQLDDANSFNAMAQYYEGQADMPGGLNVKDYKADPYQSTRPYDKFWGRRTMFNAGYRYQEDRREFTANTFFTTTLRNGYLDQGNFLSLSPREYWVRGLETRFAQGFDLGPTSHEVGVGYRYINEAGHELRYRTPISANQQLPDTNSRNDRDTRGATEANAFFLDDRIDIGKWTITPGIRYEMIESQQTNNLTNVKYKGDYNTALPALNVLYHLTEDWNLYANTEGSFGSVQYSQMPNRVTSGEVKPEKARTWELGTRYDNGTLRAEIGAFLINFDNQYDSNQTNDSVIARGETRHQGIESSINYALDGLSPALAGFDVYATYAYVDATIREDGSNKGNRVPFSSKHKGTLGVGYTEGRWKLNLDSSYQSSQFADNANTQAETADGANGRIPGYMLFSSRAAYDFGPQLSDLNVAVGVKNILNKQYYTRSFDDNNKGKYVGEPRTVYVQTSIAF, encoded by the coding sequence ATGCCCCAGCAACCGACGCTCCTCGCCCGTACCTTGCGCCAACTCCTACTGGGCGCCAGCCTCAGTCTTACCGCGCTGGCACCTGTCATGGCCGCCGACGCCAAGCCGTATCACATTGCGCCGGCGAGCCTGGAAGCGGCGCTTAATCAATTCGGCCGTGAGGCCGGCGTGCTGATTTCCTTTGGCTCCGAGGTTACGGCGGGTATGCAAAGCCGTGGTTTGTCGGGCAACTACAGCGCCGACGAAGGCCTGCAAAAACTGCTCGAAGGCACCGGCCTGCAAGCCCGCGCCGAGGGCGAAAACGCCTACAGCCTGCAACCGGCGAGCGCCCCTGCCACGCTCCAATTGCAAACCTCCAACGTAGTCGGCGACTGGCTCGGCGACGCGGCGCAAACTAACGTGTTCGAACACCCCGGCGCGCGTGATGTGATCCGCCGCGAGGAATTCGAGCGCCAGGGCGCGACCCAGGCGCGTGACGTGCTCAACCGCATCCCCGGCGTCAACGCACCGGAAAACAACGGCACCGGCAGCCATGACATGGCGCTCAACTTCGGCATTCGCGGGCTCAACCCACGCCTGGCTTCGCGCTCTACGGTGCTGATGGACGGCATCCCGGTGCCCTTCGCGCCGTATGGCCAGCCACAACTGTCCTTCGCGCCGATCAGCATGGGCAATATGGATGCGGTGGACGTGGTTCGCGGCGGCGGCGCGGTGCGCTACGGCCCGCAGAACGTCGGCGGCATCGTCAACTTCGTCACCCGCGCAATCCCGGATGCACCGACCGTCAAAGGCGGTTTACAGACCGAGACCAGTCCGTCTTCCAGCCACGATGGCTTCAAGACCACCGGTAACCTGCTGGCCGGCGGCACGGCCGATAACGGCCTGGGCGGCGCGATTCTGTACTCCGGCACCCGTGGCGGCGACTGGCGCGAAAACAGCAACACGCGCATCGACGACTTGATCCTCAAGGGCAAATACCAGCTCGACGATGCCAACAGCTTCAACGCCATGGCGCAGTACTACGAAGGCCAGGCCGATATGCCCGGCGGTTTGAACGTCAAGGACTACAAGGCCGACCCGTACCAATCCACGCGCCCCTACGACAAATTCTGGGGCCGCCGTACGATGTTCAACGCCGGTTACCGCTACCAGGAAGACCGTCGCGAATTCACCGCCAATACCTTCTTCACCACCACGTTGCGTAATGGCTACCTGGATCAGGGCAACTTCCTCTCGCTGTCGCCGCGCGAGTACTGGGTACGCGGCCTGGAAACCCGCTTCGCCCAAGGCTTCGACCTCGGCCCGACCAGCCACGAAGTCGGCGTCGGCTACCGCTACATCAACGAAGCCGGCCACGAGTTGCGCTACCGCACGCCGATCAGCGCCAACCAGCAACTGCCCGACACCAACAGCCGCAACGACCGCGATACGCGTGGCGCCACTGAAGCCAATGCATTTTTCCTCGATGACCGCATTGATATCGGCAAGTGGACCATCACCCCGGGCATTCGCTACGAGATGATCGAGTCCCAGCAGACCAACAACCTGACCAACGTGAAATACAAGGGCGACTACAACACCGCGTTGCCGGCGTTGAACGTGCTTTACCACCTCACCGAAGACTGGAACCTCTACGCCAACACCGAAGGCTCGTTCGGCAGCGTGCAGTACAGCCAGATGCCCAACCGCGTGACCAGCGGCGAAGTGAAACCGGAAAAAGCCCGCACCTGGGAACTCGGCACGCGCTACGACAACGGCACCCTGCGTGCGGAAATCGGCGCGTTCCTGATCAACTTCGACAACCAGTACGACAGCAACCAAACCAACGATTCGGTAATCGCCCGTGGGGAGACCCGCCATCAGGGCATCGAGTCGAGCATCAACTACGCCCTCGACGGCTTGAGCCCGGCGCTGGCCGGTTTTGATGTGTACGCCACTTACGCCTACGTCGATGCAACCATCCGCGAGGACGGCTCGAACAAAGGCAACCGTGTGCCCTTCTCGTCCAAGCACAAAGGCACCTTGGGCGTCGGTTACACCGAAGGCCGCTGGAAGCTCAACCTGGACAGCAGCTACCAGAGCAGCCAGTTCGCCGACAACGCCAACACCCAGGCCGAAACGGCCGACGGTGCCAATGGACGCATCCCCGGCTACATGCTGTTCAGCAGCCGCGCGGCGTATGACTTCGGCCCACAGCTGTCGGATTTGAACGTGGCAGTCGGGGTGAAAAACATCCTCAACAAGCAGTACTACACACGCTCGTTCGACGATAACAACAAGGGCAAATACGTCGGCGAGCCGCGCACGGTGTACGTGCAGACGTCTATCGCGTTCTGA
- a CDS encoding DUF3649 domain-containing protein, protein MKSKRTLPVTYRLAVTSRVLAAVVGGYLMASLAAVCLALWMPTSRADAVITGMMSSFVFYLLAVLWCFACRTAWRAWAGVMLPSALFATLAGVGFWMART, encoded by the coding sequence ATGAAAAGCAAACGCACACTTCCCGTTACCTACCGTCTAGCCGTCACCTCGCGGGTGCTGGCTGCCGTGGTGGGCGGTTATCTGATGGCGTCCCTGGCAGCCGTCTGCCTGGCGCTGTGGATGCCGACGTCGCGCGCCGACGCGGTGATCACCGGGATGATGAGTTCGTTTGTGTTCTACCTGTTGGCGGTGCTCTGGTGTTTTGCCTGCCGCACGGCGTGGCGCGCCTGGGCGGGTGTGATGCTGCCGAGCGCGCTGTTTGCGACCCTGGCCGGCGTGGGTTTCTGGATGGCACGCACATGA
- a CDS encoding FecR family protein, which yields MTVTPTPAQEQAALDWLSLLHDQPSSGDQATFSRWLRADPAHVEAYAQAQVLWELSEVPARALADEDALALQGYLNAMNTSKRSRVVRRCSALAMAACLLVMVAMGAGWQPSRWVDDFGADYVTAPGQVKTVTLTDQSQVTLDADSAIAVDFSQGERHIQLRRGAGFFNVTHTGQPFVVEAGSGEARVLGTQFEVRLQPAGAQVTVLSGRVGVTPSKQGSQQVLTAGQQVAYAEGVAEPLHAVDSESRLAWRDGWLNYYKAPLAEVVQDLGRYYPGRILLLNDEMAAKRVSGSFPSNDPQAVLNALQAVLGFEQHSLLGRMIVLR from the coding sequence GTGACCGTCACCCCCACGCCCGCCCAGGAGCAGGCCGCACTTGACTGGCTGAGCCTGCTGCACGATCAGCCCAGCAGTGGCGACCAAGCCACCTTCAGCCGCTGGCTGCGTGCCGACCCTGCGCACGTCGAGGCCTATGCCCAGGCCCAGGTGTTGTGGGAGTTGAGCGAGGTGCCGGCGCGCGCACTGGCGGACGAGGACGCCTTGGCCTTGCAGGGCTACCTCAATGCGATGAACACCTCCAAGCGCTCACGTGTTGTGCGCAGGTGCAGCGCCTTGGCCATGGCTGCGTGCCTGCTGGTGATGGTCGCGATGGGCGCCGGTTGGCAGCCGTCACGCTGGGTCGATGACTTCGGCGCCGATTATGTGACGGCGCCGGGGCAGGTGAAGACCGTGACCTTGACCGATCAATCCCAAGTCACCCTGGATGCCGACAGCGCGATCGCCGTGGATTTCAGCCAGGGCGAGCGTCACATTCAGTTGCGTCGCGGGGCGGGCTTTTTCAATGTGACCCACACCGGCCAACCGTTTGTGGTCGAGGCCGGCAGCGGTGAAGCGCGAGTGCTGGGTACCCAGTTCGAAGTGCGCCTGCAACCGGCGGGCGCCCAGGTGACGGTGCTGTCCGGTCGAGTGGGTGTGACGCCGTCCAAGCAGGGCTCGCAGCAAGTTCTGACGGCAGGCCAGCAAGTGGCCTACGCCGAAGGTGTGGCTGAGCCCTTGCATGCCGTCGACAGCGAATCACGCCTGGCCTGGCGTGACGGCTGGCTCAATTACTACAAGGCGCCGCTCGCCGAAGTGGTCCAGGACCTGGGCCGTTATTACCCGGGCCGCATCCTGCTGCTTAACGACGAGATGGCCGCCAAACGCGTCAGTGGCAGCTTTCCGAGCAACGACCCGCAGGCGGTGTTGAATGCCTTGCAGGCGGTGTTGGGGTTTGAGCAGCACAGCCTGTTGGGCCGGATGATTGTGTTGCGTTAG